The nucleotide window CTCAGACTCCTTCGTCGCGATTTTTCCACGACCAATCCACCTCAAGAAGAGGTGACTGAAAAAACAGCAGAACTTATAAAAGAGCAACTCGCAAGCGTGGGTATCCAGGTTCAAATCGAAGCCTATCCCATGGAAGAACTCAGTCAAAAAATCTTGGCACGAGATTACGACATGCTGCTTTATGGTCAAAGTTTAGGCTACAACCTCGACACCTTTGCTTATTGGCATTCCAGCCAAGCCACCGAAACTGGATTCAATCTTTCCAATTATCAAAACCCCTCTGCCGACCTGCTCATCGAAAAAATCCGCGGCAGTTTTGATTCCAGTGAACGCGAAGATCTGCTTAAAAAATTGGCCAGCACCATAGCCGAAGACATTCCCGCTGTTTTCCTTTATAGCCCAACCTTTTATTACGTAGTGGATTCCAAAGTCACCGGCATAGAATATCGAAAACTCTTGCTTCCCAAAGACCGTTTGGTCAATATAACGGAGTGGGATTTTAACTGATTGCTTATGAAAGTCATTCTGACCAGTCACATCAAAGGAGTAGGCCAAAAAGGCGAAATCAAAGACGTCTCAGACGGTTACTTTCAAAATTTCTTGGCTCCTCGCAAACTTGCGGTCATGGCCACTGCTGGGAAAGTGAATTTGGTCACGGCACAAAAAGCCAAAGCCGTAGAAAAATTGGAAAACATGAAAGAAAGCGCCTTGGCCGTGAAAGCAAAAGTACAGGGCAAAACAGTAGAACTGAAGGGAAAGAGCAGTGAAGGTGAAGAACTGTACGCCGCCCTCCATGCAAAAGAACTGCGCCTAGCCCTAAAAACCCAACTGGGAGTGGACATTCCTGAAAAGCAAATTGAAATGGAATCCATCAAAAGCACCGGTTCTTACACGCTCACTTTGAAGCTCTACAAAGACGTTCAAGTACAAATTCAAGTGCAGGTCCACGCCGCTTAACCCCTGCTCCGTGCTTCTTCCGATTCAAGGAAAAATCCTTGCCCTCGACCTTGGAACTCGCCGCACCGGCGTGGCCATTAGCGACGTCAAACAAACGGTGGCTTTTGCAAGGCCTGAAATCGAGCATAAAAACACTAAGGAACTTTTAGAACAAATTCAAAGACTGGCCACTTCCGAGCCCCTCACTGGCCTCTTACTCGGTCGCCCCACTAAATTGGACGGAGAAGCAACCGAACAAACTCGCCTTGTTGAAGAAGCTGCTGAAGCACTTCAAACTCTCGGCCTACCTATGGAATTCATGGATGAGCGTCTCAGCACCCAGTTCGCTCAAAACCTACATGGGTTTCAAACCAAGGAAAGCCACCATGACAGCCGCGCGGCACAAATCTTACTCGAAACCCATCTCTCTTCTTTAAGTTCATTGGGCCAGTAAAGCCTCCACTCCGGGCAGCATTTTTCCTTCCAAAAATTCCAGCATGGCTCCTCCGCCGGTAGAAATATGGGTGAATTTTTCGATAGGCACTCCAAAGTGGGTGAGGGCATCGATGGTGTCTCCGCCGCCAATCACTTTCACAGCTGGGAGTTCAGCCAGAGCCTCCGCCAATTCGCGAGTTCCCGCCGCAAAAGACTCCACCTCGTAAAGCCCCATGGGACCATTCCACAAAACAGTGGCTACGCTCGCAAGTGCATCCGCAAACGCAGCTCGGGTTTGAGTGCCCAAATCCAAAATCTTTTGCCCCGCAGGTACGGCATTCACAGCCACTTCTTGAGTGGGAAGTCCCGGAGTGATGTCCGCAGCCACCACCACATCCGTAGGCAGCAGCACTGTTTTGCCTGCCGCAGTTGCCAAAAAGCGTTTAGCGACTTCCACTTTTTCCACTTCACACAAAGAAGTCCCAATGGAGTAGCCCTGCGCCAATAAAAAAGTATTCGCCAAAGCTCCTCCAATCACAAAAACATCGGCAATGTCCAAAAACTTTTCCAAAATCCCAATTTTAGTGTCGATCTTTGCACCTCCAACCACCAAAGCCACCGGTTTTTTAGGGTGCTCCAAAATGCCACTCAAAACATCCACTTCTTTTTGGACCAAAAAGCCCGCGTACGAAGGGAGATATTTGGTGACCCCCACGGTACTGGCATGGGCCCGATGCACGGTGCCAAACGCATCACTCACATAAAGGTCTTTTCCTTCTGCGAGCGCGGCCGCAAAAGCTGCATCGTTCGCCTCTTCTTCGGGATGGAACCTCAAATTTTCCAAGAGCAAAACCGTGCCAAAAGGGACTGCCGAAATGGCAGTCAAAACCTCAGGACCAATGCAATCGTTCAATTTCAAAACGGGCTTACCAAGCAATTTAGAAAGTTCAAAACCCACCGCATCCAAACGAAGTTCCTCCATCACTTGCCCCTTGGGGCGGCCCAAATGAGAACACAGCACCACTTTGGCGCCTTTTTCAAGGAGGAATTGAATCGTGGGCAGGCTTTCCACCAAGCGAGTCTTGTCCTGAACCTCTCCATTTTTAAGGGGAACATTGAAATCTGCGCGAAGTAAAATCGTCTTTTCATCCACCGAAGTTTGGGCAAGGGTACGAAGCTGCATAAAAAAGATTAAATCACCTTC belongs to Candidatus Peregrinibacteria bacterium and includes:
- the ruvX gene encoding Holliday junction resolvase RuvX; the encoded protein is MLLPIQGKILALDLGTRRTGVAISDVKQTVAFARPEIEHKNTKELLEQIQRLATSEPLTGLLLGRPTKLDGEATEQTRLVEEAAEALQTLGLPMEFMDERLSTQFAQNLHGFQTKESHHDSRAAQILLETHLSSLSSLGQ
- the rplI gene encoding 50S ribosomal protein L9, with translation MKVILTSHIKGVGQKGEIKDVSDGYFQNFLAPRKLAVMATAGKVNLVTAQKAKAVEKLENMKESALAVKAKVQGKTVELKGKSSEGEELYAALHAKELRLALKTQLGVDIPEKQIEMESIKSTGSYTLTLKLYKDVQVQIQVQVHAA
- a CDS encoding phosphoglycerate kinase, which produces MQLRTLAQTSVDEKTILLRADFNVPLKNGEVQDKTRLVESLPTIQFLLEKGAKVVLCSHLGRPKGQVMEELRLDAVGFELSKLLGKPVLKLNDCIGPEVLTAISAVPFGTVLLLENLRFHPEEEANDAAFAAALAEGKDLYVSDAFGTVHRAHASTVGVTKYLPSYAGFLVQKEVDVLSGILEHPKKPVALVVGGAKIDTKIGILEKFLDIADVFVIGGALANTFLLAQGYSIGTSLCEVEKVEVAKRFLATAAGKTVLLPTDVVVAADITPGLPTQEVAVNAVPAGQKILDLGTQTRAAFADALASVATVLWNGPMGLYEVESFAAGTRELAEALAELPAVKVIGGGDTIDALTHFGVPIEKFTHISTGGGAMLEFLEGKMLPGVEALLAQ